The Natronolimnobius baerhuensis DNA segment CAGTGTGGAAGATCCACGAGTAGCCGCCGGGTGCGAGTTCGTGGTCGAGACGCAGCATCATCGCGTCGTGGAGATCAGCAAAGCCGGGGCGGTCGATGTCGATGCCCTCGAACTCGTACTCGATCCCAATTGCGTGATTCTCGTGCGAGAGGTCGCTGACGCCGAGTTTCTTCGCGAGCGGTGCGGACGGCCCCGTCGCGTCGATGATAATCTCGCCGTAGACTTCCTCGTCGCCGTTGACCGTGACGCCGACGATTTCGCCGTTCTCCATGATCGGCGCGGTGACGCGCGAATCGAAGCGATACTCCGCGCCGTCGTCACGGCTATCCTTTACGAGGTAGCGCTTGAAGTCCGCGAACTCGAGGACTGCGCCGGTCTGGTTCTGGACGTAATGGTCGTGTGGCGACTCGAGGACGACCTTGTCGGTGTACTGCATGACGACATCGTCGGGGATGCCGAAGGCAGCCATCATCGACGGGAAGGTTCCGGCGGTCGATTTGTTACTCTGGCGCGGGAACTCGTCTTCCACTTCAGTCTCCAAGACGACGACGTCGTAGTCCCTTGCTGCGAGGTCGCGAGCACACTGGGCTCCGGCGGGACCGGCACCGGCAATCACCACGTCGTAGCGATTATTCATGTCCATGCGATTCTCTCGGATCCTAATGAGTTTATTCAGTCGTATCGCAACCTCTGATTTCTTATATGTCCTTTCTCGAGCGGTCGGAATGCGACACACTGGGTCCACGTACACATCGTATTTCACACTGTATATCCCCAGATACGTCGTGCTTGGGGGTCTGTCGCCGCTTCGGTGTGTCTATGTTGGTGACAGCCATCTTCGCCGACCGGAACGCTCTTACCTGACTGACTGGTTAGTTAGTTCAGTGACGACGCGAGACGGACCGGAACTGCGAGGGATGCGACGGAGGGTGCAAGTATGACAATCCGCGACCATCTCGAGCGGACGTTTTTGGCGCGCGAGGAGGTTGATCTGACTGACGGCGGGATCGTCAAGCCGCTGCTCTATCTGTCGATTCCACTCATCATCACGAACGTTCTGCAGACGGCGTACAACGTCGCGGATACGTTCTGGTTGGGTCGCTACGGAACCGTCGAGGTCGCAGCGATTAGCTTTGCGTTCCCAATCATTTTCCTGTTGATCTCGTTCGCAATCGGCTTTTCTGTCGCGGGGAGTGTACTCGTTGCCCAGTATATCGGTGCAGACCGAGAGAGTGATGCGGAGTATGCGGCCTCCCAGACTGTCGCGTTCTCGATCCTCAGTTCGCTTATTCTCGGCGGCCTGGGCTATTTCGTCGTCGAGGACGTGCTCATGCTTTTCGACGCCGAACCGGCAGTGGTCGCGGCCGCGACGAGTTATATGCAGATCTACGCGGTCGGGCTGGTCTTCGTCTTCGGCTTTCTGATGTTCACCGCGCTCATGCGCGGGTACGGCGACACCGTGACGCCAATGCTGGTCATGTTCGTCTCGGTCGTCATCAACATCGTCCTCGATCCGCTGCTCATCTTCGGTGTCGGGCCGTTCCCCGAACTGGGCATCGCCGGGGCCGCCTACGCGACCATCTTCGCGCGCGGCGTGACGCTCGCAATCGGCCTCTGGCTCATGTTCCGGGGCTACCGCGGCGTCCGCATCCGACTCGAGGAGATGATTCCCAACCCCAGCTACGGGGTCAAACTCATCCGAATTGGGCTGCCAGCGTCGTTCGAGGGAGCCAGTCGCGCACTCTCGATTTCGCTGTTGCTCTTTGTTGTCGCACTGTTCGCGACACCAGTCGTCGCGGCCTACGGAATCGGCACGCGCATCCTCTCGGTGATCGTCCTGCCGGCGATGGCGCTTTCGCAGGGCGTCGAGACGATGACCGGACAGAATGTCGGCGCTGGCAAGCCGGATCGAGCAGCGAAAGCGAATCACATCACCGCGGCAGTGATTTTCGTCAGTCTGACCGTCGTTGGACTGCTCTCGACGCTGTTTGCCGAGCCACTCGTCGCGCTCTTTACGAACGATCCAGACGTCGTCGACGCCGGGGCGACCTTCCTCTACTACGTTGCACCGACATTCGGCCTCTTTGGCGCGATGTACACCTACATCGGCGGCTTCCGCGGCGCAGGGATGACGGGAACGGCCGCCGGCTTCGTCTTGCTTGCGTTCATGGTCGTCCAGATCCCCGTCGCGTGGGTCGCCTCGAGCGCGTTCGGGCCGCCAGGTATCTGGGCGTCGTTTGCGATTGCGCATCTCGTCGGCGCACTGGGGACTGCCCTCTGGTTCCGCCGTGGAACGTGGCGCGCGAACGACATCACCGGCGGTGGGGGCGGTTCCGGAGCCGACTCGGACTCACCGCTCGACGCTGGCGCGCCGAGTGACGACTGATTAACTGTCGCGCGTCGATCCTGCTCGAGTCTGCGACCCCAACTCGCCGGCAGTGAAAAGAGCGAAGGGGGAGTCCCCGTACAACCGGGTATGGACACGACACGTATTCTGCAGATCGACGCCTTCACTGACGAGCCACTGGCGGGCAACCCCGCCGGCCTCGTTCCGGACGCGGACGGACTCACAGCCGACCAGATGCAAGCAATCGCCGCCGAGATGGCCGTCAGCGAGACTGCGTTCGTCTCCGCGAGCGACGACCCGAACGCAGACCGGCGCATTCGCTACTTTACGCCCACACAGGAAGTCGACCTCTGTGGCCACGCCACCATCGCCACCTTCGCGCACCTCCACGACGAGGGCGTAGAGCCGGGCACGACGGCCCTCGAGACGAACGTCGGCGTCCTCGAGATCGAACTCGAGGCGGATGGAACGGTCTGGATGACACAGGACGCGCCACAGATCCGCGCGGTCGACCTTGAGTACGGCCGCGTTGCGGACGCGCTGGGCGTCGAACAGGCGGCACTCGAGGGCGCGAGTGACGATATTCCGCTTGCGATGGCGTCGACGGGTGTGCCGTATCTGGTCGTCCCAATTACGTATCTCTCGGATCTCGGCAGTGCGGAGCCGGATATGGCCGCAATCGAGGCACTGACCGACGAACTCGGCGCGCTCGGGGTCTACCTGTTCACGTTCGATGCGCTCGAGCGCGAGTCGACGCTGCACGGGCGGCTATTCGCCCCCGGCGCAGGCATTCCGGAAGACCCCGTGACGGGCACCGCAAGCGGCGCTGTCTCGGCATATCTCGATCACTTCGGTGCCTTCGATGACGATTTTCCCGAGGAGGTACGCCTCGAGCAAGGCCACTACGTCGACCGGCCGGGCATCGTCCGCGTCCGCCTCGAGGGCGACGTTCGCGTTGGCGGACGGGGTGTGACCGTCCTCGATGGCTCGCTCGCCGTCCCCGCGGAGACAGACGACGAAATTCTCGAGGCCTAACTGACGAACTTCCAACAGGCCACGCGTTCAAACCTCTCGAGGAACGAACAATTCAGCAATCAGTCAGTACTGGTGATTCTCGCCACGCGTGTCCGAGCAGTTGTCGGTCGCAAGGCCACAAGCGGCGAAATCTGGCACCAGACCCCGATTTCGCCTCGCTAACTCACTATTCTCTTTCAGGAACTAATCCGATTTCGAGTTGTAGTCAGGCACAAACGTTCGCAACATTCTTTATTCGCTCCAGTGACCACCCAGATACAGATGGCTGTACTCTGGCTGGACGAGATCAGTGCCGGCGACATCGAGCGGGTCGGCGGCAAAGGTGCCTCTCTGGGGGAACTGACGGGTGCGGGATTGCCCGTCCCACCCGGCTTCGTTGTCACTGCCGGGACCTACCGCTCATTCATCGAGGAGGCGGAAATCGACGAGGAACTCTTCGAGGCCGTCGACGTTGACGCCGACGACTCGAGCGCGCTCGCGAACGCGGCCGACCGCGCACAGGAACTCATCATCGAGACGCCGTTTCCCGACGACCTGCGCGAGGAGATCGTCGCCTCCTATCGCGAAATCGGCGGCGATGAGGAGGCGTTCGTCGCCGTCCGCTCGTCGGCAACTGCAGAGGACCTGCCCGATGCCTCCTTTGCCGGCCAGCAAGAGACGTTCTTAAACATCACCGAAGACGCCCTGCTCGACCGCGTCCGCGAGTGCTGGGCGTCCCTGTTTACCCAGCGAGCGATCTACTACCGCCAGGAACAGGGCTTTGACCACTCGAGTGTGAACATCGCGGTCGTCGTCCAGCAGATGGTCGATGCCGAGAAATCCGGCGTTATGTTCACCAGTCACCCCTCGACGGGTGATCCGACGATGATTATCGAGGCCGCCTGGGGGCTTGGCGAAGCGGTCGTCTCCGGGGCAGTGTCGCCGGACAACTACGTCGTCTCGCGTAGTGACCGTTCAATCGATGTCACCGTCGCCGAAAAGAAGGTGATGCACATCAAAGACGAGGAGACGGGAGAGACCGTCGAACGGCCGGTGTCGGACGAGCGCCAGACCGAACGCGTCGTCAGCGACGGCGAAATCGAGGCGCTGGTCGACCTCGGCGAACGCGTCGAAGACCATTACGACACCCCACAGGACGTCGAATGGGCAATCGTCGACGGCGACATCTACATGCTCCAGTCGCGCCCGATTACGACAATCGATGACGGCGCACGCAGCGAGGCGGCAACGCCAGTCGAGGACGCCGTTGCGACCACTGAAGGCGTCACCGACGGCAGCGGCACGCAGACCGCTGGCGCCGGGAGTGATGCAGCAGGCACACCCAGTGACGACACTGGCGAGGTCATTATCGACGGCCTTGGCTCGAGTCCGGGCACCGTCAGCGGCCCCGCGAAAATCGTCACCAAACTCGACGATCTGGCGAAAGTCGCGGAGGGCGATATCATCGTCACCGAGATGACCATGCCTGATATGGTGCCAGCGATGAAACGCGCCTCGGGGATCATCACTGACGAGGGCGGCATGACCAGCCACGCCGCCATCGTCTCTCGGGAACTCGGCGTCCCCGCCGTCGTGGGCACGACCAACGCGACGACTGTCCTGCAGGATGGGCAGGTCGTCACCATAGATGGCGACAAGGGCACCGTCCTCGAGGGCGAGACAGTCGAACCCGACGAGGAAGCCGAACCAGTCGAGGAGGTCCGTCCAAAGTCGCCGGTCAAGCCGATGACCGCGACGGAGGTCAAGGTCAACGTCTCGATTCCCGAAGCCGCCGAACGCGCGGCTGCAACGGGTGCTGACGGCGTTGGTCTCCTACGGACCGAGCACATGATCCTCTCGCTGAACCAGACGCCCGAGAAGTTCATCGAGGAAAACGGCACCGACGAGTACACGAAGCAACTCGTCCAGGGCATTCGTAGCGTCGCAGATGAGTTCTACCCGCGGCCCGTCCGCGTGCGCACGCTCGACGCCCCGACCGACGAGTTCCGCCAACTCGAGGGCGGCGAGGACGAACCGGTCGAGCACAATCCGATGCTTGGCTATCGGGGCATTCGACGCTCGCTTGATCGCACCGACGTCTTCGCGCACGAACTCGAGGCGTTTCGCCGCCTGTACGAGATGGGCTACGACAACGTCGAGATCATGTTGCCACTGGTCAACGACGCCGAAGACGTCTACCAGGCAACGAAATGCATGCGCGAGGCCGGCATCGACCCGGACAAGCGCAAGTGGGGCGTGATGATCGAGACGCCAGCATCCGCCCTCGCCGTCGAGGAGTTAGCCGAGGCCGGCATCGACTTCGCCTCCTTCGGCACGAACGATCTCACGCAGTACACGCTTGCTGTCGACCGAAACAACGAGCACGTCGCAGACCGCTTCGACGAACTGCACCCTGCTGTCCTTCGCCTGATCGGGGACGTGATCGCCACCTGCCGCGAACACGATGTCGATACGAGCATCTGCGGGCAAGCCGGTTCCAAGCCGGAGATGGTCCAGTATCTCGTCAACGAAGGTATTAGCTCCATCTCGGCAAACATCGACGCCGTCCGCGACGTCCAACACGAAGTCAAGCGCGTCGAACAGAAGTTGTTGCTCGAGTCGGTTCGCTAGACCTCTCGAGTCGCCGGGCCGGTTTTTGCAGGTCCGTTTCGACACTCCCTGAGTCGCTCGTCTGGCGACTCGAGCGGGGGAGTCCGTGTGGCCAGCCTGTCTCTTTCTGCTATCAACACGCAAGCAGTGGTCTCCCAGTGAGACTGGCCAGACGAAGTTAGTAACTACTCCACATAGAATAGGATTTGTTAATAACTCCATCCACCAAGATAACAAAGTACTTGTTTGGAACTCCACATGAGGATGTATGGACCTCTCACGACGTGCAACGCTGACAGGCGGTGGAGCACTCGCACTCGGCGCGCTCGCCGGTTGCATGAACGAACCGAGCGGAAACGGCACCGACAGCGACGGCACAGAAACCGAGGCCGAACACAGCGGCTACGCGGCCTTCTTTACGCTCTGGGATTGGGCCGAACACGTCGCCGGCGACCACATGACGTTCACGAACCCCGTCGCCACTGGCGAGATGGGCCACGGCTGGGAGCCCCCAGTGGACATCCAGCGCGACATTGCCGACACGGACGCGTTCATCTATCTGGACACCGCCGAGTTTGCGTGGGCCCAAGACATTGCCGCCGGTCTTGAGGCAGACTACGACGATATTTCCGTAATTGACGTGATGGATGGCCTCGAGTCGTCGCTGTTACCAATTGATCGAGACGCAGCGACCGACCGCACTCCCGAGACAGACCACGAGTACGACCCCGACTCGATGACTGTCGGCGGATTCGAAGTGTACAACCGCCAGTCGGGCGAGGAAATCGCCTACTGGCATACTGATCACTGGCACGGCGGTCTGCCCGAAGTTCCGGTCGAGGGCTACGCGGCCGTCGAAGGCGTCTTCGAAGACGACGAAGGACGCGTCCTCCCACTCGGTGATGACTCTCCGTTCGAGTTCGATGCACGCGTTCTCGAGGGAGCGGACGACGATGTCCTGGAAATCGAATCGCAGGGTGACCACATCGAGTTCCACGGCCTCGAGGCTGGCCGGACTCGAATCGCCTTCGAACTCGT contains these protein-coding regions:
- a CDS encoding digeranylgeranylglycerophospholipid reductase, which encodes MNNRYDVVIAGAGPAGAQCARDLAARDYDVVVLETEVEDEFPRQSNKSTAGTFPSMMAAFGIPDDVVMQYTDKVVLESPHDHYVQNQTGAVLEFADFKRYLVKDSRDDGAEYRFDSRVTAPIMENGEIVGVTVNGDEEVYGEIIIDATGPSAPLAKKLGVSDLSHENHAIGIEYEFEGIDIDRPGFADLHDAMMLRLDHELAPGGYSWIFHTGEDTAKVGLCYIRNEKYHRYGKDDFTVDDYLEHWLDTDPRLQNASRLEGKMHRGSAHIQMPGQMHTDRFMAIGDTVPTVDPLWGEGIHKCMKSGRAAAATVDSCLKHGNLEPTAENLEVYETLWHRDVAPNMRARLLMTKLLYLASDERYDQFMADLQRLDDDTLAKANKGNPFAITKLLHADDLPLLKRFAREELQLSDFL
- a CDS encoding MATE family efflux transporter, with protein sequence MTIRDHLERTFLAREEVDLTDGGIVKPLLYLSIPLIITNVLQTAYNVADTFWLGRYGTVEVAAISFAFPIIFLLISFAIGFSVAGSVLVAQYIGADRESDAEYAASQTVAFSILSSLILGGLGYFVVEDVLMLFDAEPAVVAAATSYMQIYAVGLVFVFGFLMFTALMRGYGDTVTPMLVMFVSVVINIVLDPLLIFGVGPFPELGIAGAAYATIFARGVTLAIGLWLMFRGYRGVRIRLEEMIPNPSYGVKLIRIGLPASFEGASRALSISLLLFVVALFATPVVAAYGIGTRILSVIVLPAMALSQGVETMTGQNVGAGKPDRAAKANHITAAVIFVSLTVVGLLSTLFAEPLVALFTNDPDVVDAGATFLYYVAPTFGLFGAMYTYIGGFRGAGMTGTAAGFVLLAFMVVQIPVAWVASSAFGPPGIWASFAIAHLVGALGTALWFRRGTWRANDITGGGGGSGADSDSPLDAGAPSDD
- a CDS encoding PhzF family phenazine biosynthesis protein, which produces MDTTRILQIDAFTDEPLAGNPAGLVPDADGLTADQMQAIAAEMAVSETAFVSASDDPNADRRIRYFTPTQEVDLCGHATIATFAHLHDEGVEPGTTALETNVGVLEIELEADGTVWMTQDAPQIRAVDLEYGRVADALGVEQAALEGASDDIPLAMASTGVPYLVVPITYLSDLGSAEPDMAAIEALTDELGALGVYLFTFDALERESTLHGRLFAPGAGIPEDPVTGTASGAVSAYLDHFGAFDDDFPEEVRLEQGHYVDRPGIVRVRLEGDVRVGGRGVTVLDGSLAVPAETDDEILEA
- the ppsA gene encoding phosphoenolpyruvate synthase — translated: MAVLWLDEISAGDIERVGGKGASLGELTGAGLPVPPGFVVTAGTYRSFIEEAEIDEELFEAVDVDADDSSALANAADRAQELIIETPFPDDLREEIVASYREIGGDEEAFVAVRSSATAEDLPDASFAGQQETFLNITEDALLDRVRECWASLFTQRAIYYRQEQGFDHSSVNIAVVVQQMVDAEKSGVMFTSHPSTGDPTMIIEAAWGLGEAVVSGAVSPDNYVVSRSDRSIDVTVAEKKVMHIKDEETGETVERPVSDERQTERVVSDGEIEALVDLGERVEDHYDTPQDVEWAIVDGDIYMLQSRPITTIDDGARSEAATPVEDAVATTEGVTDGSGTQTAGAGSDAAGTPSDDTGEVIIDGLGSSPGTVSGPAKIVTKLDDLAKVAEGDIIVTEMTMPDMVPAMKRASGIITDEGGMTSHAAIVSRELGVPAVVGTTNATTVLQDGQVVTIDGDKGTVLEGETVEPDEEAEPVEEVRPKSPVKPMTATEVKVNVSIPEAAERAAATGADGVGLLRTEHMILSLNQTPEKFIEENGTDEYTKQLVQGIRSVADEFYPRPVRVRTLDAPTDEFRQLEGGEDEPVEHNPMLGYRGIRRSLDRTDVFAHELEAFRRLYEMGYDNVEIMLPLVNDAEDVYQATKCMREAGIDPDKRKWGVMIETPASALAVEELAEAGIDFASFGTNDLTQYTLAVDRNNEHVADRFDELHPAVLRLIGDVIATCREHDVDTSICGQAGSKPEMVQYLVNEGISSISANIDAVRDVQHEVKRVEQKLLLESVR
- a CDS encoding metal ABC transporter substrate-binding protein, producing MDLSRRATLTGGGALALGALAGCMNEPSGNGTDSDGTETEAEHSGYAAFFTLWDWAEHVAGDHMTFTNPVATGEMGHGWEPPVDIQRDIADTDAFIYLDTAEFAWAQDIAAGLEADYDDISVIDVMDGLESSLLPIDRDAATDRTPETDHEYDPDSMTVGGFEVYNRQSGEEIAYWHTDHWHGGLPEVPVEGYAAVEGVFEDDEGRVLPLGDDSPFEFDARVLEGADDDVLEIESQGDHIEFHGLEAGRTRIAFELVADGEVIWDTSEDSMTADVVDELDESDVPEFYDPHVWIDPVLAQDVVETIADGLAEIDPDNADAYADNAAAYIERLEDVDRQFEELAAEAERDVAVLAGHDAFQYLEHRYDFEIHTPVGISPDAAESQSDIAEAIDIVEEHDIETVLYDPFETPNPDEDVPQMVEVLLENTGAENYEPLTPAEGTTAEWTEQEWGWVEQMEAINIPSLRAALGAE